A DNA window from Labilithrix sp. contains the following coding sequences:
- a CDS encoding response regulator produces MTPTPTEQLILYVDDEHANRVVFQATFGKKFKIKAVASAEEALDFCAKTHEPVAVIVSDQRMTGMSGDELLRRVKDVSPDTVRMILTAYSDLEPILGAVNEGLVARYVIKPWDRTELEETLRWALEAFVAGRQNNALQLRLVQTERLRTLGQVSAAVLHDLNQPVMAVSMSAEQLSELSKVAPALSRIANGDTKLTEQERSTLAALGEELPDLASNLASCATFMTDLMKQMRQFQRHDTAPPTSGDVAPGPVLKLALSMCRSGGIAGGSKLVFEGPSDLPRVRATSTDLLQVIVNLIRNAQQALEEHHVREGVVRIHTAVADGFLTVSVHDNGPGIPPDVLSKLGTPFYTTRDAGTGLGIAQCKRLVGRLGGDLRIESTLGTGTDVTFTLPVFGATH; encoded by the coding sequence ATGACTCCGACTCCGACCGAACAACTGATCCTCTACGTCGACGACGAGCACGCGAACCGCGTCGTCTTCCAAGCGACGTTCGGCAAGAAGTTCAAGATCAAGGCGGTCGCCTCCGCCGAGGAGGCGCTCGACTTCTGCGCGAAGACGCACGAGCCCGTCGCGGTGATCGTCTCCGATCAACGGATGACGGGGATGAGCGGCGACGAGCTCTTGCGGCGGGTGAAGGACGTCTCGCCGGACACCGTCCGCATGATCCTCACCGCCTACAGCGATCTCGAGCCGATCCTCGGCGCGGTGAACGAAGGGCTCGTCGCGCGCTACGTCATCAAGCCGTGGGATCGGACCGAGCTCGAAGAGACGTTGCGCTGGGCGCTCGAGGCGTTCGTCGCCGGTCGCCAGAACAACGCGCTCCAGCTGCGCCTCGTGCAGACGGAGCGCCTCCGCACGCTCGGTCAGGTCTCGGCCGCCGTGCTCCACGACCTGAACCAACCGGTGATGGCGGTGTCGATGAGCGCCGAGCAGCTGAGCGAGCTCTCGAAGGTCGCGCCCGCGCTGTCGCGCATCGCGAACGGCGACACGAAGCTGACCGAGCAAGAGCGCTCGACGCTCGCCGCCCTCGGCGAGGAGCTCCCCGATCTCGCGTCGAACCTCGCGAGCTGCGCGACGTTCATGACCGACCTCATGAAGCAGATGCGCCAGTTCCAGCGCCACGACACCGCGCCGCCGACGAGCGGCGACGTCGCGCCGGGACCGGTGTTGAAGCTCGCGCTCTCGATGTGTCGGAGCGGCGGGATCGCGGGCGGGAGCAAGCTCGTCTTCGAGGGACCGAGCGACCTCCCGCGCGTGCGCGCGACCTCGACCGACCTCCTCCAGGTCATCGTGAACCTGATCCGGAACGCACAGCAGGCGCTCGAGGAGCACCACGTGCGGGAGGGCGTCGTCCGCATCCACACGGCGGTGGCGGACGGTTTCCTGACCGTCTCGGTTCACGACAACGGCCCGGGGATCCCGCCCGACGTCCTCTCGAAGCTCGGCACCCCTTTTTACACGACGCGCGACGCAGGCACCGGGCTCGGCATCGCACAGTGCAAACGCCTCGTCGGAAGACTGGGCGGGGATCTGCGCATCGAGAGCACACTGGGCACCGGCACGGACGTGACGTTCACGCTCCCTGTCTTCGGCGCGACGCACTGA
- a CDS encoding response regulator produces the protein MKEVSCRVLDVHFRELKKRGLPPDVWTRGVDIPLAHLQNKHERIDWADFAQLMTNLRRIWTPDEIEAQGASWIDSPFLRYARLLASALFTPKEFYRWLANGTKKGKKGGGSQMHDCTTTDFHDLGTNRLSLDVRIDDGYVHSPEFFLLVKGGFRVVPLMFGKSEAGITLVPIERGMRFDVTLPAGSERVSTLRRAYNWVTASREIASELDDAEIALQARYQEIERQKAKLEVQAKQLSTAHRVNELVQRHLDLDVSLDAIAKALIDVGGYATVTFALDVEIDGLSIVREASHGAGGVTCWDRELVGQDGRRNGTIRVCAYAHADPVEREELLAFIVPNIAMAIDNAISYLVLDDYRRGLEARVAERTAELREAKEARDRIFANVNHDLRSPLSLILLAVAEARRSGNVDPAAEKTLSAIEHGARRVLRMVDELLILAEGRENEVKLATTRCDLGRMAGAVAEAWTAAAGAASLTLSHDVATGTIVLADPNALERIMANLVSNALKFTPKGGTVHVAVRREDGRAVLEVQDDGAGIDDDLKKRLFGRFERGEGARKAAIGGSGLGLSLVKELAEAHGGAASVLDAPGGGALFRVELPLAEPAELAEPAESAEGATAANDANAPALRPEDYGAAGSALAEPRIYECMRGGARATILLAEDDPALRDHTAKLLATSYRVIAAPDGTSALALAKDHAPDLLITDIAMPGIDGIELTKRFRALPNNRMAPVLILTTFGGVEDKLAGFDAGAIDHIHKPFEPEELRARVRSQLAIRALALQLLETEKLAALGTLSAGLAHEIRNPANGIVNAVAPLRELLPAEVLEAGSMTAELLDVIEHCANQVGSLSRELLGFKRGVELKRAGVPLDALLRRVKTTMQHTLDGVSLREKLEYTGPIRCAEPLFAQVLTNLLENGAHAAGRGGWVEVRSGLEEQRVVLEVTDSGPGVPEDLRERIFEPFFTTKPAGSGTGLGLSTARDIALRHGGSLDVRRHGGGSVFRLEMPLES, from the coding sequence ATGAAAGAAGTCTCGTGCCGTGTCCTGGACGTCCACTTCCGTGAGCTGAAGAAGCGCGGTCTTCCGCCGGACGTCTGGACGCGCGGGGTCGACATCCCGCTCGCCCACCTCCAGAACAAGCACGAGCGCATCGACTGGGCGGACTTCGCCCAGCTCATGACGAACCTCCGCCGCATCTGGACGCCGGACGAGATCGAAGCCCAGGGCGCGTCGTGGATCGACTCGCCCTTCCTCCGCTACGCGCGCCTCCTCGCGAGCGCGCTCTTCACGCCGAAGGAGTTCTATCGCTGGCTCGCGAACGGGACGAAGAAGGGGAAGAAGGGCGGCGGCAGTCAGATGCACGACTGCACGACGACCGACTTCCACGACCTCGGAACGAACCGGCTCAGCCTCGACGTCCGCATCGACGACGGGTACGTCCACTCCCCCGAGTTCTTCCTCCTCGTGAAGGGCGGCTTCCGCGTCGTGCCGCTCATGTTCGGGAAGAGCGAGGCCGGCATCACGCTCGTGCCGATCGAGCGCGGCATGCGCTTCGACGTGACGCTGCCGGCCGGCAGCGAGCGCGTCAGCACGCTGCGGCGCGCGTACAACTGGGTGACGGCGTCACGCGAGATCGCGAGCGAGCTCGACGACGCCGAGATCGCGCTCCAGGCGCGCTACCAGGAGATCGAGCGGCAGAAGGCGAAGCTGGAGGTCCAGGCGAAGCAGCTCTCGACCGCCCACCGCGTCAACGAGCTCGTCCAGCGCCACCTCGACCTCGACGTGAGCCTCGACGCGATCGCGAAGGCGCTGATCGACGTCGGCGGCTACGCGACGGTGACGTTCGCCCTCGACGTCGAGATCGACGGCCTCTCGATCGTGCGCGAGGCGTCGCACGGCGCCGGCGGCGTCACGTGCTGGGACCGCGAGCTCGTCGGCCAGGACGGCCGCCGCAACGGCACGATCCGCGTCTGCGCGTACGCCCACGCCGACCCGGTCGAGCGCGAGGAGCTCCTCGCGTTCATCGTCCCGAACATCGCGATGGCGATCGACAACGCGATCTCGTACCTCGTGCTGGACGACTACCGCCGCGGCCTCGAGGCCCGCGTCGCCGAGCGCACCGCCGAGCTCCGCGAGGCGAAGGAAGCGCGCGATCGCATCTTCGCGAACGTCAACCACGACCTCCGCTCTCCGCTCTCGCTCATCCTCCTCGCCGTCGCGGAGGCGCGGCGGAGCGGCAACGTCGACCCCGCGGCGGAGAAGACGCTGAGCGCGATCGAGCACGGCGCGCGCCGCGTGCTCCGCATGGTCGACGAGCTCCTCATCCTCGCGGAGGGACGCGAGAACGAGGTCAAGCTCGCGACGACGCGCTGCGATCTGGGGCGCATGGCCGGCGCGGTCGCGGAGGCGTGGACCGCGGCGGCGGGGGCGGCGTCGCTCACGCTCTCGCACGACGTCGCGACGGGGACGATCGTCCTCGCCGATCCGAACGCGCTCGAGCGCATCATGGCGAACCTCGTCTCGAACGCGCTGAAGTTCACGCCGAAGGGAGGGACCGTCCACGTCGCCGTGCGGCGAGAGGACGGCCGCGCGGTCCTCGAGGTGCAGGACGACGGCGCCGGCATCGACGACGACCTGAAGAAGCGCCTCTTCGGTCGCTTCGAGCGCGGCGAAGGCGCGCGCAAGGCCGCGATCGGCGGAAGCGGCCTCGGCCTCTCGCTCGTGAAGGAGCTCGCGGAGGCGCACGGCGGCGCCGCCTCCGTGCTCGACGCGCCGGGCGGCGGCGCGCTCTTCCGCGTCGAGCTCCCGCTCGCGGAGCCGGCGGAGCTCGCGGAGCCGGCGGAGTCGGCGGAGGGCGCGACCGCAGCGAACGACGCGAACGCGCCGGCGCTCCGCCCCGAAGACTACGGCGCCGCGGGCAGCGCGCTCGCGGAGCCTCGCATCTACGAGTGCATGCGCGGCGGCGCGCGCGCGACGATCCTCCTCGCCGAGGACGACCCCGCGCTCCGCGACCACACCGCGAAGCTGCTCGCGACGAGCTACCGCGTCATCGCGGCGCCCGACGGCACGAGCGCGCTCGCGCTCGCGAAGGACCACGCGCCCGATCTCCTCATCACCGACATCGCGATGCCCGGCATCGACGGCATCGAGCTCACGAAGCGCTTCCGCGCGCTCCCGAACAACCGCATGGCGCCGGTGCTCATCCTCACGACGTTCGGCGGAGTGGAGGACAAGCTCGCCGGCTTCGACGCCGGCGCGATCGATCACATCCACAAACCGTTCGAGCCGGAGGAGCTCCGCGCGCGCGTGCGCTCGCAGCTCGCGATCCGCGCCCTCGCGCTGCAGCTGCTCGAGACGGAGAAGCTCGCCGCGCTCGGCACGCTCTCGGCCGGCCTCGCGCACGAGATCCGGAACCCGGCGAACGGCATCGTCAACGCGGTCGCCCCTCTGCGCGAGCTCCTCCCCGCCGAGGTCCTCGAGGCCGGCTCGATGACGGCCGAGCTGCTCGACGTGATCGAACATTGCGCGAACCAGGTCGGCTCCCTCTCGCGCGAGCTCCTCGGGTTCAAGCGCGGCGTGGAGCTGAAGCGCGCGGGCGTGCCGCTCGACGCGCTCCTGCGCCGGGTGAAGACGACGATGCAGCACACGCTCGACGGCGTGAGCCTGCGCGAGAAGCTCGAGTACACCGGCCCGATCCGCTGCGCGGAGCCGCTCTTCGCGCAGGTCCTCACGAACCTGCTCGAGAACGGCGCCCACGCCGCCGGCCGCGGCGGATGGGTCGAGGTGCGGAGCGGGCTCGAGGAGCAGCGCGTCGTGCTCGAGGTCACCGACAGCGGCCCGGGGGTCCCGGAGGACCTCCGCGAGCGGATCTTCGAGCCTTTCTTCACGACGAAGCCCGCGGGCAGCGGCACCGGCCTCGGGCTCTCCACCGCGCGCGACATCGCCCTCCGTCACGGCGGCTCGCTCGACGTCCGACGGCACGGCGGAGGCTCGGTCTTCCGCCTGGAGATGCCGCTCGAATCCTGA